One Vitis vinifera cultivar Pinot Noir 40024 chromosome 8, ASM3070453v1 genomic window carries:
- the LOC100260908 gene encoding BTB/POZ domain-containing protein At3g05675, producing MEPPSNETRAPSRIGDRPTSDVVVRLRTQEGRDDWLYCHSHVLVEKSKYFADRLSENWPTCQILDSRNCVEVYCQESDFDYHVNVLRLLYVVMDGSVDDMWHGVRNALSCLRVAVELGCQQIITACVNYLEAVPWEEAEEDEILRTIPGMGSQVEPILARLQPVNSTAIVGIFLSAIRFATSSPPPHMNDLKSSAQEQLEYMLTEDDDAPLLMADDEIKFEVRECVMGLLARFNNLLETFFCESGESVTMAGEMLLFQSYLSDMSWACQILGKLEIMREFVSTWTDASEKIVKAIELASSKADVLEMKLKVIEVASKVLEAIGYGTVIFPATKRLHMVMVWLPFVRVTKRLIDSIPTNGDDALTFKLDGELWQSLESAFVSIIVALPSGDQAEILTEWLGNEHIRYPDLTEAFEVWCYRSKVAKRRLALLGAIHGVTDAL from the exons ATGGAGCCTCCT AGTAATGAAACAAGGGCTCCAAGCAGGATTGGTGACCGACCCACAAGTGATGTCGTGGTGAGACTAAGAACACAGGAAGGTCGAGATGACTGGTTATACTGTCACTCCCATGTCCTTGTAGAGAAGAGCAAGTACTTTGCTGATCGACTCTCTGAGAATTGGCCCACATGTCAGATCCTAGATTCTCGCAACTGCGTTGAGGTCTATTGTCAAGAATCTGACTTTGATTACCATGTCAATGTTCTACGCCTGCTCTATGTTGTTATGGATGGCTCTGTAGATGACATGTGGCATGGTGTCAGAAATGCCCTTAGCTGTCTACGAGTCGCGGTTGAGCTTGGTTGCCAGCAAATTATTACTGCTTGTGTGAACTACTTGGAAGCAGTACCTTGGGAAGAGGCTGAGGAGGACGAGATTCTAAGAACCATACCAGGCATGGGATCTCAAGTCGAGCCAATTCTTGCCCGTCTTCAACCAGTCAATTCAACAGCAATAGTGGGCATTTTTCTTTCAGCCATTCGATTTGCCACATCATCACCTCCTCCACATATGAATGATCTTAAGTCCTCAGCCCAAGAACAGCTTGAGTACATGCTTACTGAAGATGATGATGCCCCTCTACTGATGGCTGATGATGAGATAAAATTTGAAGTAAGAGAATGTGTGATGGGACTATTAGCCAGATTCAACAATCTATTGGAAACTTTCTTTTGTGAGTCTGGAGAATCAGTTACTATGGCAGGAGAAATGCTATTATTTCAATCCTATTTATCAGATATGTCATGGGCTTGTCAGATTTTAGGTAAGTTGGAAATAATGAGGGAGTTTGTTAGCACTTGGACTGATGCATCAGAAAAGATTGTGAAGGCTATTGAGCTAGCAAGTTCAAAAGCTGATGTGCTCGAGATGAAGTTGAAGGTTATTGAGGTGGCATCAAAGGTTTTAGAGGCAATAGGGTATGGAACTGTTATTTTTCCAGCTACAAAACGACTTCACATGGTGATGGTGTGGCTTCCATTTGTGAGAGTCACAAAACGTTTGATCGATTCTATCCCAACTAATGGTGATGATGCTCTGACATTCAAATTGGATGGTGAGCTTTGGCAGTCCTTGGAATCTGCTTTTGTGTCAATAATTGTTGCATTGCCTTCAGGGGATCAGGCAGAGATTTTGACTGAATGGTTAGGGAATGAGCATATCCGTTACCCAGACCTAACTGAGGCATTTGAAGTATGGTGTTACAGATCAAAGGTTGCTAAGAGAAGGCTGGCATTGTTAGGGGCCATCCATGGTGTGACAGATGCATTATGA
- the LOC100255734 gene encoding BEL1-like homeodomain protein 1 isoform X2: MATYFHGNSEIQADGLQTLILMNPAYVGYSDAPPPPPLHPNFVFLNSAAASLAPSNLSHAPPPQTQQFVSIPLSATAPSASSDPSPPSVHAHHEIPGLPGFIQRPHYNLWSSIDTTAAARDTPRSQQGLSLSLSSQQPPAYGSYGNEREVPPQHATAISPVSDDMRISGASSSSASGISNGVSGMHGVILSSKYLKAAQQLLDEVVNVGNGIKTETPSKKSSSEATKTLGEGLIGGETSTKRSADLSTAERQEIQMKKAKLLNMLDEVEQRYRQYHHQMQIVISSFEQAAGIGSAKTYTALALQTISKQFRCLKDAISGQIRAANKSLGEEDGTGGKIEGSRLKFVDHQLRQQRALQQLGMIQQNVWRPQRGLPERSVSVLRAWLFEHFLHPYPKDSDKHMLAKQTGLTRSQVSNWFINARVRLWKPMVEEMYMEEVKDHEENGSGEKTSKSEDNNLEDSALKSSGQQEKSPGSENQARSFKSKPDNPTNKSAPPVISMATAATSPIGGGNARNQPRFTLMGPSEMEGMAQGSPKKPRSTDVLHSPSSVPSMDMDVKPGEANHHHISMKFSNERQGRDGYPLMAGPTNFIGGFESYSLGEIGRFDAEQFTPRFSGNGVSLTLGLPHCENLSLSGTHQTFLPNQNIQLGRRVDMGEPNEYGTINTTTPHSTAAYENINMQNGKRFAAQLLPDCGLIS; this comes from the exons ATGGCGACGTACTTTCATGGGAATTCAGAAATCCAAGCTGATGGGTTACAGACTCTCATTCTCATGAACCCTGCCTACGTTGGATACTCGGACGCGCCACCGCCCCCTCCGCTGCACCCCAATTTCGTCTTCCTCAATTCTGCCGCAGCTTCACTCGCTCCCTCCAACCTTTCCCACGCGCCGCCGCCTCAGACCCAGCAGTTCGTCTCCATCCCACTATCGGCCACTGCCCCCTCCGCCTCATCGGATCCCAGTCCTCCATCCGTGCACGCCCACCATGAGATCCCAGGGCTTCCTGGCTTCATCCAGCGCCCTCACTACAATCTCTGGAGCTCAATTGATACCACTGCGGCGGCGCGTGATACTCCACGCTCCCAGCAGGGTCTCTCCCTAAGCCTCTCTTCGCAACAACCGCCGGCCTATGGTTCCTACGGGAATGAGCGCGAGGTCCCTCCTCAGCATGCGACGGCGATATCACCGGTGAGCGACGACATGCGAATTTCGGGGGCGTCATCGTCGTCGGCGTCGGGAATTTCAAACGGAGTTTCGGGTATGCATGGTGTGATACTGAGTTCCAAGTACTTGAAAGCTGCTCAGCAACTACTGGACGAGGTTGTGAACGTGGGAAATGGAATTAAAACCGAAACACCATCTAAGAAGAGCAGCAGTGAGGCAACCAAGACTCTTGGGGAAGGCCTAATTGGAGGAGAAACAAGCACCAAACGCAGCGCCGACCTTTCAACTGCTGAGAGGCAAGAGATTCAGATGAAGAAAGCTAAGCTCCTCAACATGCTTGATGAG GTGGAGCAAAGATACCGGCAGTATCATCATCAGATGCAGATTGTGATTTCTTCATTCGAGCAAGCGGCAGGGATCGGGTCCGCCAAAACTTACACAGCCCTTGCGCTGCAGACCATCTCAAAGCAATTCAGATGTCTGAAAGACGCAATATCGGGGCAGATTCGAGCGGCAAACAAGAGTTTAGGGGAGGAAGATGGCACTGGAGGGAAGATTGAGGGTTCAAGACTCAAATTTGTTGATCATCAGCTTCGTCAGCAGCGGGCtcttcaacaattgggaatgatcCAACAGAATGTTTGGAGACCCCAGAGAGGATTGCCTGAAAGATCTGTTTCTGTTCTTCGCGCTTGGCTCTTTGAACACTTCCTCCACCC TTATCCTAAGGATTCAGACAAGCACATGCTCGCCAAACAAACAGGGCTCACCCGGAGTCAG GTGTCTAACTGGTTCATAAATGCTCGGGTTCGTCTCTGGAAGCCAATGGTGGAAGAAATGTACATGGAGGAAGTCAAGGACCACGAAGAGAATGGATCAGGGGAGAAAACAAGCAAGAGCGAGGACAACAACCTGGAAGATTCAGCATTGAAGTCCAGTGGTCAGCAAGAGAAAAGCCCTGGTTCTGAGAACCAAGCTAGAAGTTTCAAATCCAAACCAGACAATCCCACGAACAAGAGTGCTCCTCCAGTGATCTCAATGGCCACAGCTGCAACATCTCCCATTGGAGGAGGAAATGCCCGGAACCAGCCCAGGTTCACGCTCATGGGGCCATCAGAAATGGAAGGGATGGCCCAAGGAAGTCCAAAGAAACCAAGGAGCACCGATGTCCTGCACTCCCCATCTAGTGTCCCATCCATGGACATGGATGTGAAGCCCGGTGAAGCAAATCACCACCACATTTCCATGAAGTTCAGCAATGAGAGGCAGGGCAGAGATGGCTATCCGCTAATGGCAGGCCCAACAAACTTCATTGGAGGATTCGAGTCGTACTCACTTGGGGAAATTGGACGGTTTGATGCCGAGCAGTTCACTCCAAGGTTTTCAGGCAATGGTGTTTCTCTCACCCTTGGTCTCCCACACTGTGAAAACCTCTCCTTATCAGGAACCCATCAAACTTTCCTCCCAAACCAAAACATTCAATTGGGAAGAAGAGTAGACATGGGTGAACCAAACGAGTATGGCACTATCAACACTACCACACCTCACTCTACAGCTGCATACGAGAACATCAACATGCAGAACGGGAAGAGGTTTGCAGCCCAGTTGTTGCCTGACTGTGGCCTGATCAGTTAA
- the LOC100255734 gene encoding BEL1-like homeodomain protein 1 isoform X1, with amino-acid sequence MATYFHGNSEIQADGLQTLILMNPAYVGYSDAPPPPPLHPNFVFLNSAAASLAPSNLSHAPPPQTQQFVSIPLSATAPSASSDPSPPSVHAHHEIPGLPGFIQRPHYNLWSSIDTTAAARDTPRSQQGLSLSLSSQQPPAYGSYGNEREVPPQHATAISPVSDDMRISGASSSSASGISNGVSGMHGVILSSKYLKAAQQLLDEVVNVGNGIKTETPSKKSSSEATKTLGEGLIGGETSTKRSADLSTAERQEIQMKKAKLLNMLDEVEQRYRQYHHQMQIVISSFEQAAGIGSAKTYTALALQTISKQFRCLKDAISGQIRAANKSLGEEDGTGGKIEGSRLKFVDHQLRQQRALQQLGMIQQNVWRPQRGLPERSVSVLRAWLFEHFLHPYPKDSDKHMLAKQTGLTRSQVRARILGFLCLCLQIMGTLNQSFVIMQVSNWFINARVRLWKPMVEEMYMEEVKDHEENGSGEKTSKSEDNNLEDSALKSSGQQEKSPGSENQARSFKSKPDNPTNKSAPPVISMATAATSPIGGGNARNQPRFTLMGPSEMEGMAQGSPKKPRSTDVLHSPSSVPSMDMDVKPGEANHHHISMKFSNERQGRDGYPLMAGPTNFIGGFESYSLGEIGRFDAEQFTPRFSGNGVSLTLGLPHCENLSLSGTHQTFLPNQNIQLGRRVDMGEPNEYGTINTTTPHSTAAYENINMQNGKRFAAQLLPDCGLIS; translated from the exons ATGGCGACGTACTTTCATGGGAATTCAGAAATCCAAGCTGATGGGTTACAGACTCTCATTCTCATGAACCCTGCCTACGTTGGATACTCGGACGCGCCACCGCCCCCTCCGCTGCACCCCAATTTCGTCTTCCTCAATTCTGCCGCAGCTTCACTCGCTCCCTCCAACCTTTCCCACGCGCCGCCGCCTCAGACCCAGCAGTTCGTCTCCATCCCACTATCGGCCACTGCCCCCTCCGCCTCATCGGATCCCAGTCCTCCATCCGTGCACGCCCACCATGAGATCCCAGGGCTTCCTGGCTTCATCCAGCGCCCTCACTACAATCTCTGGAGCTCAATTGATACCACTGCGGCGGCGCGTGATACTCCACGCTCCCAGCAGGGTCTCTCCCTAAGCCTCTCTTCGCAACAACCGCCGGCCTATGGTTCCTACGGGAATGAGCGCGAGGTCCCTCCTCAGCATGCGACGGCGATATCACCGGTGAGCGACGACATGCGAATTTCGGGGGCGTCATCGTCGTCGGCGTCGGGAATTTCAAACGGAGTTTCGGGTATGCATGGTGTGATACTGAGTTCCAAGTACTTGAAAGCTGCTCAGCAACTACTGGACGAGGTTGTGAACGTGGGAAATGGAATTAAAACCGAAACACCATCTAAGAAGAGCAGCAGTGAGGCAACCAAGACTCTTGGGGAAGGCCTAATTGGAGGAGAAACAAGCACCAAACGCAGCGCCGACCTTTCAACTGCTGAGAGGCAAGAGATTCAGATGAAGAAAGCTAAGCTCCTCAACATGCTTGATGAG GTGGAGCAAAGATACCGGCAGTATCATCATCAGATGCAGATTGTGATTTCTTCATTCGAGCAAGCGGCAGGGATCGGGTCCGCCAAAACTTACACAGCCCTTGCGCTGCAGACCATCTCAAAGCAATTCAGATGTCTGAAAGACGCAATATCGGGGCAGATTCGAGCGGCAAACAAGAGTTTAGGGGAGGAAGATGGCACTGGAGGGAAGATTGAGGGTTCAAGACTCAAATTTGTTGATCATCAGCTTCGTCAGCAGCGGGCtcttcaacaattgggaatgatcCAACAGAATGTTTGGAGACCCCAGAGAGGATTGCCTGAAAGATCTGTTTCTGTTCTTCGCGCTTGGCTCTTTGAACACTTCCTCCACCC TTATCCTAAGGATTCAGACAAGCACATGCTCGCCAAACAAACAGGGCTCACCCGGAGTCAGGTGCGCGCTAGAATCTTGGGTTTTTTGTGTCTTTGTTTGCAGATTATGGGAACTCTCAACCAGAGCTTTGTGATAATGCAGGTGTCTAACTGGTTCATAAATGCTCGGGTTCGTCTCTGGAAGCCAATGGTGGAAGAAATGTACATGGAGGAAGTCAAGGACCACGAAGAGAATGGATCAGGGGAGAAAACAAGCAAGAGCGAGGACAACAACCTGGAAGATTCAGCATTGAAGTCCAGTGGTCAGCAAGAGAAAAGCCCTGGTTCTGAGAACCAAGCTAGAAGTTTCAAATCCAAACCAGACAATCCCACGAACAAGAGTGCTCCTCCAGTGATCTCAATGGCCACAGCTGCAACATCTCCCATTGGAGGAGGAAATGCCCGGAACCAGCCCAGGTTCACGCTCATGGGGCCATCAGAAATGGAAGGGATGGCCCAAGGAAGTCCAAAGAAACCAAGGAGCACCGATGTCCTGCACTCCCCATCTAGTGTCCCATCCATGGACATGGATGTGAAGCCCGGTGAAGCAAATCACCACCACATTTCCATGAAGTTCAGCAATGAGAGGCAGGGCAGAGATGGCTATCCGCTAATGGCAGGCCCAACAAACTTCATTGGAGGATTCGAGTCGTACTCACTTGGGGAAATTGGACGGTTTGATGCCGAGCAGTTCACTCCAAGGTTTTCAGGCAATGGTGTTTCTCTCACCCTTGGTCTCCCACACTGTGAAAACCTCTCCTTATCAGGAACCCATCAAACTTTCCTCCCAAACCAAAACATTCAATTGGGAAGAAGAGTAGACATGGGTGAACCAAACGAGTATGGCACTATCAACACTACCACACCTCACTCTACAGCTGCATACGAGAACATCAACATGCAGAACGGGAAGAGGTTTGCAGCCCAGTTGTTGCCTGACTGTGGCCTGATCAGTTAA